The proteins below come from a single Geobacillus thermoleovorans genomic window:
- the gloA2 gene encoding SMU1112c/YaeR family gloxylase I-like metalloprotein: MRLATIHHIAIICSDYERSKRFYTEILGFRPIREQYRAERRSYKLDLEADGGIQIELFSFEHPPKRPSCPEACGLRHLALAVDNLDEAIAYLRQHGIDAEPVRVDEATGKRFTFFHDPDGLPIELYENRAV; this comes from the coding sequence ATGCGTCTTGCCACGATTCACCATATCGCCATTATTTGCTCGGACTATGAGCGGTCGAAACGATTTTACACTGAAATTCTCGGTTTTCGCCCCATCCGTGAGCAATACCGCGCCGAGCGCCGCTCGTACAAACTCGATTTAGAAGCGGACGGCGGCATTCAGATTGAGTTATTCTCCTTCGAACACCCGCCAAAGCGCCCAAGTTGCCCAGAAGCGTGCGGACTGCGCCATCTTGCTTTGGCGGTGGACAACCTCGATGAAGCCATTGCCTACTTGCGCCAACATGGCATCGATGCCGAACCCGTCCGCGTTGATGAAGCGACCGGAAAACGGTTCACCTTCTTCCATGATCCGGACGGGCTGCCGATCGAGCTGTATGAAAATC